A region of Bombilactobacillus folatiphilus DNA encodes the following proteins:
- a CDS encoding nicotinate phosphoribosyltransferase: protein MKNLAMLTDLYEFTMANGYDAVAKDKQGIFDVFFRQIPDNGSFVINAGVQQVIETVQNLHFNDEDIKYLQSLQIFSADFLDYLKDFQFNCSITAIPEGTPVFPREPVMTVRGPLIQTQLLETFILNILNHQSLIATKARRITFAAEHKPVMEFGARRAQGPDSAVYGARAAVIGGCTSTSNILAAQMFDIPAAGTMAHAWVESFPDELTAFRKWAEIYPDNASFLIDTYDVLNSGVPNAITVFKELSQNGQTVKGGIRIDSGDITQLTKKTRQALDEAGLPQIKITVSNALDEEVIQSLLNEGAPIDNFGVGEKLITSASSPVLSGVYKLAAVVEDGQLIPKIKVSANRGKLTLPGIKKTYRLYYPQTHQAFADVIALEDEEITNRLTVVDSNPVSITKPIQLSDFEAVELSQPIFLNKQVQQLETDVFQIQQHCREQLTHLPKATLRIVNPDAYPVYITTKLAQLQTDLVNQNLKN from the coding sequence ATGAAAAATTTAGCAATGCTTACGGATTTGTATGAGTTTACCATGGCCAATGGCTATGACGCTGTGGCTAAAGATAAACAAGGTATTTTCGATGTTTTCTTTCGGCAAATACCTGACAACGGTAGTTTTGTGATTAATGCTGGTGTACAGCAAGTCATTGAAACAGTGCAAAACTTACATTTTAATGATGAAGATATCAAATATCTGCAATCACTCCAGATTTTCAGTGCTGATTTTTTGGATTATCTGAAAGATTTTCAGTTTAACTGCTCTATCACAGCGATTCCTGAAGGGACCCCCGTTTTCCCACGCGAACCCGTGATGACCGTGCGTGGACCGTTAATTCAGACCCAACTTCTCGAAACTTTTATCCTCAATATTTTGAATCATCAATCGTTAATTGCTACCAAAGCCCGGCGAATCACTTTTGCAGCAGAACACAAACCCGTGATGGAGTTTGGAGCCCGCAGAGCACAAGGTCCTGACAGCGCTGTGTACGGTGCTCGCGCTGCCGTGATTGGTGGTTGTACGAGTACATCCAATATTTTAGCTGCACAAATGTTTGATATTCCTGCCGCGGGTACCATGGCGCATGCTTGGGTAGAATCTTTTCCCGATGAACTGACCGCTTTTCGCAAATGGGCTGAAATTTATCCTGACAACGCCTCTTTTTTAATCGACACTTACGACGTCTTAAATTCCGGTGTGCCCAACGCTATCACGGTGTTTAAAGAACTGTCGCAAAATGGACAAACTGTTAAAGGGGGGATTCGGATTGATTCTGGTGATATTACCCAATTAACGAAGAAAACGCGGCAAGCTTTAGATGAAGCTGGCCTTCCCCAAATTAAAATCACCGTTTCCAACGCTTTAGACGAAGAAGTGATTCAATCCTTATTAAACGAAGGAGCACCGATTGATAATTTTGGCGTTGGTGAAAAATTAATTACCAGTGCTTCTTCACCAGTTTTAAGTGGCGTCTACAAACTAGCTGCCGTTGTTGAAGATGGACAATTAATTCCGAAAATCAAAGTCAGTGCTAATCGTGGCAAGTTGACCTTACCGGGCATCAAAAAAACTTATCGTTTGTATTATCCTCAAACTCACCAAGCTTTTGCGGATGTAATTGCATTAGAAGATGAGGAGATTACCAACCGTTTAACTGTCGTTGATTCTAATCCGGTTTCGATCACCAAACCAATTCAACTCAGTGACTTTGAAGCGGTGGAATTATCTCAACCTATTTTTTTGAATAAACAGGTTCAACAACTCGAAACAGACGTATTCCAAATTCAACAGCATTGTCGTGAACAATTGACTCATTTGCCCAAAGCAACTCTGAGAATTGTAAATCCTGATGCTTATCCTGTTTACATCACCACTAAATTAGCGCAATTACAGACTGATCTGGTCAATCAGAATTTAAAAAATTAA
- a CDS encoding alcohol dehydrogenase catalytic domain-containing protein: MKAARIYGKQDLRIEDVELKDPKADQVQIKVKDIGICGSDIHMYQEGTGIPYKKHPLTGKTVPVTEGHEFSGEVVKIGQDVKDIAVGDHVCVEPIIACGKCEFCRKGLYNYCEKGVGPDGSLQFIGFSDDGAMAEYVNVKDMYTYKLPDGMDYELGALVEPTVVTYQAVRDSGLTAGQSVVVLGAGPIGLLTALVAKYAGATTIYIADLAQNRLDKAKELGFTDVVNSGEVNLIDNVHEKFPQGVDVVFECAGAQPTLNQAVQLVAPAGVLEIEALFNGNYTLDITTLQNKGARVYTMMGYANGFPQTIGIINQHRDTFKKLITKRISLDDAEEGIKSLMTDKTQVKVMISPEL, translated from the coding sequence ATGAAGGCAGCTCGTATTTATGGCAAACAGGATTTAAGAATCGAAGATGTCGAATTAAAAGATCCTAAAGCCGATCAAGTCCAAATTAAGGTTAAGGACATTGGTATTTGTGGTAGCGATATTCATATGTATCAAGAAGGTACGGGGATTCCTTACAAAAAACATCCGTTAACTGGCAAAACGGTACCCGTCACTGAAGGTCATGAATTTTCCGGTGAAGTTGTTAAAATTGGTCAAGATGTCAAAGATATCGCCGTCGGTGATCACGTTTGTGTGGAACCAATTATTGCCTGTGGCAAATGCGAATTTTGCCGCAAAGGTTTATATAATTATTGTGAAAAGGGTGTTGGTCCTGACGGCAGTTTACAGTTCATCGGTTTTTCTGATGATGGGGCAATGGCTGAATATGTCAATGTCAAAGATATGTATACCTACAAGCTCCCTGACGGTATGGACTATGAATTAGGCGCTTTAGTGGAACCCACCGTAGTAACTTATCAAGCTGTCCGTGACAGTGGCTTAACTGCTGGGCAAAGTGTCGTTGTTTTAGGAGCTGGCCCCATCGGCTTGTTGACGGCTTTAGTTGCCAAATATGCTGGCGCGACAACTATTTATATCGCTGATTTAGCACAAAATCGGTTAGACAAAGCTAAAGAATTAGGCTTTACAGACGTTGTCAATTCAGGTGAAGTTAACTTAATTGACAACGTTCATGAAAAATTCCCGCAAGGCGTGGATGTGGTCTTCGAATGTGCCGGCGCTCAACCAACTTTGAATCAAGCTGTTCAATTAGTCGCTCCCGCTGGCGTCTTAGAAATTGAAGCTTTGTTTAACGGTAATTACACTTTGGACATCACAACATTGCAAAATAAAGGTGCCCGCGTTTATACCATGATGGGCTATGCCAATGGCTTCCCACAAACAATTGGTATTATTAATCAACACCGGGATACTTTCAAAAAATTAATTACCAAACGCATTAGTTTAGATGATGCTGAAGAGGGTATCAAATCCTTAATGACTGATAAAACGCAAGTGAAAGTCATGATTTCACCTGAATTATAA
- a CDS encoding glycoside hydrolase family 1 protein produces MTTTKFPENFLWGGATAANQLEGAYQADGKGLSLPDIMPQGRQRIEIMNDPQFDFSMDESKYVYPNHVGIDHYHHFKEDIALFAEMGFKCYRFSIAWSRIFPQGDETEPNAAGLKFYDELIDECLKYKIEPVITISHYELPLNLVKTYGGWKNKKLIGFFERFAQVVLNRYHDKVKYWMTFNEINSAAHFPVMSQGLVVANGANNRKNIYQAWHNQFVASSKAVKIGHELDPNLQIGCMILYATTYSYDANPVNQLAALQANQANNFFCADVQVRGHYPAYTKSLLAREGVALSDLDYTQEELDLIAKYPVDYIGFSYYMSSVVEVTKDDNDTVAGNLIGGVKNPFLKASDWGWQIDPTGLRIALNELSDRYQKPVFVVENGLGAVDEPDANHYVADDYRIDYLREHIEAIRSAIDDGVDVMGYTPWGCIDLVSASTGEMAKRYGFIYVDEDNAGQGTFKRYKKKSFDWYQQVIATNGDNLD; encoded by the coding sequence ATGACAACAACAAAGTTTCCGGAGAACTTCTTATGGGGTGGCGCCACGGCAGCTAATCAGTTAGAAGGAGCTTACCAAGCTGATGGTAAGGGCTTATCTTTACCCGATATTATGCCGCAAGGTCGTCAACGGATCGAAATAATGAATGATCCTCAATTTGATTTTTCAATGGACGAATCCAAATATGTGTACCCTAATCATGTGGGAATTGATCATTATCATCATTTTAAAGAGGATATTGCTTTATTTGCTGAAATGGGTTTTAAGTGCTATCGATTTTCAATCGCTTGGTCCCGGATTTTTCCACAGGGTGATGAAACAGAACCGAATGCTGCAGGTTTGAAATTTTATGATGAGTTAATTGATGAATGTTTGAAATATAAGATTGAACCGGTCATTACGATTTCTCATTATGAATTACCATTGAATTTGGTGAAAACTTATGGTGGTTGGAAAAACAAAAAATTAATTGGCTTTTTCGAACGTTTTGCCCAAGTTGTCTTGAATCGTTATCATGATAAAGTCAAATATTGGATGACTTTCAACGAAATCAACAGTGCTGCACATTTTCCAGTGATGAGCCAAGGCTTAGTAGTCGCTAATGGCGCCAATAATCGGAAAAATATTTATCAAGCTTGGCATAATCAATTTGTGGCTAGTTCTAAAGCAGTTAAAATTGGGCATGAATTAGATCCTAATTTACAAATTGGTTGCATGATTTTGTACGCGACGACTTATAGTTATGATGCTAATCCAGTCAATCAATTGGCGGCTTTACAGGCTAATCAGGCGAATAATTTCTTCTGTGCGGATGTGCAAGTTCGCGGTCATTATCCAGCTTATACGAAGAGTTTATTAGCGCGTGAAGGTGTGGCATTAAGTGATTTGGATTATACGCAAGAAGAATTGGATTTAATCGCTAAGTATCCCGTTGATTATATTGGTTTTAGTTATTACATGTCTTCCGTGGTTGAAGTGACTAAAGATGATAACGACACGGTTGCTGGTAATTTAATCGGTGGTGTCAAAAATCCATTCTTGAAAGCCAGTGATTGGGGTTGGCAAATTGATCCAACAGGGTTAAGAATTGCGTTGAATGAATTGTCTGATCGCTATCAAAAACCGGTTTTTGTGGTCGAAAATGGTTTGGGCGCCGTTGATGAACCGGATGCTAATCATTATGTAGCTGATGATTACCGGATTGATTATTTGCGGGAGCATATCGAAGCAATTCGTTCAGCGATTGATGATGGCGTTGATGTGATGGGTTATACCCCGTGGGGCTGTATTGATTTAGTTAGTGCTTCCACCGGTGAGATGGCTAAGCGTTACGGTTTTATCTATGTTGATGAAGATAATGCCGGTCAAGGAACATTCAAGCGTTACAAGAAAAAATCATTTGATTGGTATCAACAAGTAATTGCGACTAATGGTGACAATTTAGACTAA
- a CDS encoding ABC transporter ATP-binding protein: protein MADVIQLSQIQKTYDRQSAYALNIPSLTIQDGEFVAIMGPSGSGKSTFINILGLLDTAYQGQYQLNQKDVHQIKSDRKLSRLRNQYLGFVFQNFKLLRNYTVLDNINLPHIYSKKPFASQKARILQILDQVGLKDQAHKYPTQLSGGQQQRVSIARALINDPQIIIADEPTGALDSATSLKIMDLMQQLHQEQHKTIIMVTHSELVAEYADRTIKIKDGRLYQ, encoded by the coding sequence ATGGCAGATGTAATTCAACTTTCCCAAATTCAAAAAACTTATGACCGACAATCTGCCTATGCCTTGAATATTCCCAGTTTAACCATTCAAGATGGTGAATTTGTCGCAATTATGGGGCCTTCAGGTTCGGGTAAATCTACTTTTATCAACATTTTAGGTTTACTCGACACTGCCTATCAAGGTCAGTATCAACTCAATCAAAAAGATGTTCATCAAATCAAAAGTGATCGCAAATTATCACGATTGCGGAATCAATATTTAGGCTTCGTTTTTCAAAATTTTAAACTACTGCGCAATTATACAGTTTTAGATAATATTAATTTGCCGCATATTTATAGCAAGAAACCATTTGCTTCACAAAAAGCGCGGATTTTACAAATCTTAGATCAAGTCGGTCTCAAAGATCAGGCGCACAAGTATCCAACGCAACTTTCGGGGGGGCAACAACAGCGAGTTTCCATTGCTCGGGCGCTAATCAATGACCCTCAAATCATTATTGCCGATGAACCGACGGGCGCTTTAGATTCAGCCACTTCGCTGAAAATCATGGATCTCATGCAGCAATTGCATCAAGAACAGCATAAAACGATTATCATGGTCACGCATAGCGAACTGGTCGCCGAATATGCCGATCGAACAATCAAAATCAAAGATGGGCGGTTATATCAATGA
- a CDS encoding ABC transporter permease — protein MKFLNNLRIALSSVKKRFFRNLVSISGIVVGTLSVLLILGLGNGLSQMLTQNMFKGFSGDKLKISYIPNDTAGTFQKSDVQLIQHLPQVKKAKLIDDNVEAYQNVTWKGKGKSLRLQVIKKGSHENQLNTIALNRYDIKGSALDNIQIGDYVYIQNIPFKVRQFYNDPMLLISGDNSGAKITQHDYQILKGRHHANYSEMDVTLAKNLTTSQSTQIKNKILTTLQEKGAYHTLGDYFCPDASAAKKQLDQIVRGIAVFIAVIAGISLVTAGMGIMTTMTANIAERTQEIGLRRSIGASKHDITLQFLLEGTLLTLSGGLISAILAVIIQLGVNSLKLHGFAMHVTATNFTTVLLIVFVIGLIFSYAPARKAAKQNIVDLIR, from the coding sequence ATGAAATTTTTGAATAATTTACGAATCGCTCTGAGCAGTGTTAAAAAGCGTTTTTTTCGAAATCTGGTTTCAATTAGTGGCATTGTCGTCGGCACATTAAGTGTGTTACTAATCCTCGGACTGGGCAACGGCTTAAGTCAAATGCTCACTCAAAATATGTTCAAGGGTTTCAGCGGTGACAAACTAAAAATTTCTTATATTCCTAACGACACCGCAGGCACTTTTCAGAAGTCCGATGTTCAACTCATTCAACATTTACCTCAGGTCAAAAAGGCAAAATTAATTGATGATAATGTCGAAGCTTATCAAAACGTCACTTGGAAAGGCAAAGGCAAATCGCTCCGATTACAAGTAATCAAAAAGGGCTCTCATGAAAATCAGCTAAATACGATTGCATTGAATCGTTACGATATCAAGGGTTCTGCGCTGGACAATATCCAAATTGGCGATTATGTTTATATCCAGAACATTCCGTTTAAAGTGCGTCAATTTTATAATGACCCGATGCTTTTAATTAGCGGTGATAATTCGGGCGCCAAAATCACGCAACACGATTACCAAATTTTAAAAGGACGCCACCACGCTAATTACTCTGAGATGGACGTAACTTTAGCGAAAAATTTAACCACTAGTCAATCCACTCAGATTAAAAATAAAATTTTAACGACCTTGCAAGAAAAGGGTGCTTATCATACTTTAGGCGATTACTTTTGCCCTGACGCTAGCGCTGCTAAAAAACAGCTTGATCAAATCGTTCGCGGGATTGCAGTCTTTATAGCGGTTATCGCAGGGATTTCTTTGGTAACTGCTGGGATGGGCATTATGACCACGATGACGGCTAATATCGCTGAACGTACGCAAGAAATTGGTTTGCGTCGTTCCATCGGTGCCAGCAAACATGATATTACCCTCCAATTTTTGTTAGAAGGAACTTTATTAACGTTATCCGGTGGTCTGATTTCCGCAATTTTGGCAGTCATCATTCAATTAGGCGTGAACTCATTAAAACTCCATGGCTTCGCAATGCACGTCACAGCCACCAATTTCACAACAGTTTTATTAATTGTCTTTGTCATCGGCTTAATCTTTAGTTACGCCCCTGCTCGTAAAGCAGCCAAACAAAATATTGTGGATTTAATTCGCTAA